In Pseudomonas rhizosphaerae, one DNA window encodes the following:
- the imuA gene encoding translesion DNA synthesis-associated protein ImuA produces MGAVVSLEGLIDQRRIWRGRQEPGPSGVQPTGHAALDAVLPSGGWPPAALSEILLAANGSGELQLLWPTLARLSQAGERIVLIAPPFIPYPHAWMAAGVRLQHLSVLQAQGKDALWAAEQCLRSGSCAAVLCWPQNPDDKALRRLQVAAETGETLGFALRERQAAQNPSPAALRLALQGPAGQVQVLKCRGGIPPAMPITFASYA; encoded by the coding sequence ATGGGCGCAGTGGTCAGCCTGGAAGGGCTGATCGACCAACGTCGCATCTGGCGCGGTCGCCAGGAGCCTGGCCCCAGTGGCGTGCAGCCCACTGGCCATGCCGCCCTCGACGCGGTGCTGCCCAGCGGTGGTTGGCCACCGGCGGCACTGAGTGAAATCCTGCTTGCCGCCAACGGCAGCGGCGAATTGCAGCTGCTCTGGCCGACGCTGGCGCGTTTGAGCCAGGCCGGTGAACGAATCGTTTTGATAGCGCCGCCGTTCATTCCCTACCCGCATGCCTGGATGGCGGCCGGTGTACGTTTGCAGCACTTGTCCGTGCTTCAGGCCCAGGGCAAGGATGCTTTGTGGGCCGCCGAGCAATGCCTGCGCTCGGGCAGTTGTGCAGCCGTGTTGTGCTGGCCGCAAAATCCCGACGACAAAGCCTTGCGACGCTTGCAGGTGGCAGCGGAAACCGGCGAGACCCTGGGCTTCGCCTTGCGCGAACGACAGGCGGCGCAAAACCCCTCGCCAGCCGCCCTGCGGCTCGCGCTGCAAGGGCCTGCGGGGCAGGTGCAAGTGCTCAAATGTCGCGGCGGGATCCCCCCCGCGATGCCCATCACTTTCGCCAGTTACGCTTGA
- a CDS encoding Y-family DNA polymerase gives MLWACILLPQLALDAVLRQRDDPQQPLALITGPVQRRVLQAVNPAARALGLKPGQSLTAAYMLSRDFATAPYDPAQIEHWQRFLAAWAYRFSSQVSVHYPRVLLLEVQSTLGLFGPWPQFEARLRAELTALGFRHRITLAPNPAAARMLANAYDGLGVEDQCALADILQQLPVERVGLAPDDATALKRMGMRHLGQVFALPRAQLARRFPAQVLSHLDTLLGHRPLALEFFIPADVFDQRIELNFDVESHQALLFPLRRLINDLAAYLAGRDVGVQRFTVHLEHAEGEDTQVDVGLLAAERDAALLFELARGRFEPMQVPRPVQGVRLSALDLPRFVPVCKELFDQRPQQTQPWEQLRERLRARLGNDALQDLRAHADHRPERAWRNDGPWLPASLDLSAQRPGWLLPQAEPLPDHGLRVLAGPERIESGWWDGGDVRRDYYLVETSAGRRGWAYRAVGDDQPLLLQGWFA, from the coding sequence ATGCTTTGGGCCTGCATTCTGCTGCCGCAACTGGCCCTCGATGCCGTGCTGCGCCAGCGCGACGATCCGCAACAGCCCCTTGCCCTGATCACCGGGCCGGTGCAGCGGCGGGTACTGCAGGCGGTCAACCCGGCCGCGCGAGCATTGGGCCTGAAACCGGGGCAGTCGCTCACCGCCGCCTACATGCTCAGCCGCGACTTCGCCACGGCGCCCTACGACCCGGCCCAGATCGAGCACTGGCAGCGCTTCCTGGCGGCCTGGGCCTACCGGTTCAGCTCACAGGTCAGCGTACATTACCCCCGTGTGCTGTTGTTGGAAGTCCAATCAACCTTGGGCCTGTTCGGCCCCTGGCCTCAGTTCGAGGCCCGCTTGCGCGCTGAACTGACCGCCCTGGGCTTTCGCCACCGCATCACCCTGGCGCCCAACCCGGCTGCTGCCCGCATGCTGGCCAATGCCTACGATGGCCTCGGCGTCGAAGATCAATGCGCCCTGGCCGATATCCTCCAGCAATTGCCAGTGGAGCGGGTCGGCCTTGCACCCGACGACGCCACCGCGCTCAAGCGCATGGGCATGCGCCACTTGGGTCAAGTGTTCGCCTTGCCCAGGGCGCAATTGGCGAGGCGTTTTCCGGCCCAGGTGCTTAGCCATCTGGACACCCTGCTGGGGCACCGCCCGCTGGCGCTGGAATTCTTCATTCCCGCCGATGTATTCGACCAGCGCATCGAGCTCAATTTCGATGTGGAATCTCATCAGGCGCTGTTGTTTCCCTTGCGCCGCCTGATCAATGACCTGGCGGCGTACCTGGCTGGCCGGGACGTGGGGGTGCAGCGTTTCACCGTGCACCTCGAACATGCCGAGGGCGAGGACACGCAGGTCGACGTTGGATTGCTGGCCGCCGAACGGGACGCGGCCTTGTTGTTCGAACTGGCCCGCGGCCGGTTCGAACCTATGCAGGTACCCCGACCGGTACAGGGTGTGCGCCTGAGCGCGCTCGATCTGCCGCGTTTCGTACCTGTCTGCAAGGAGCTGTTCGATCAGCGACCGCAACAGACCCAGCCCTGGGAGCAATTGCGCGAACGCTTGCGCGCGCGCCTCGGCAACGATGCCCTGCAAGACTTGCGCGCCCACGCGGACCATCGCCCCGAGCGCGCCTGGCGCAACGATGGTCCCTGGTTGCCGGCCTCGCTGGACCTGAGCGCCCAGCGGCCAGGGTGGTTGCTGCCACAGGCTGAGCCTTTGCCGGACCACGGCTTGCGCGTGCTGGCGGGGCCTGAGCGCATCGAATCGGGCTGGTGGGACGGTGGCGATGTGCGCCGTGACTACTATCTGGTCGAAACCTCGGCAGGACGGCGGGGCTGGGCCTACCGGGCCGTGGGCGATGATCAGCCGTTGCTGCTGCAGGGGTGGTTCGCATGA
- a CDS encoding HAD family hydrolase, producing MLEALLFDLDGTLTETDALHLLAVQQLLAEEGREFTHEEFQLHASGRANADMCQYLFPDRSVAEHEAFADRKEARFRELAPQLAPIAGLLRLLDYAEQQHLGMVVVTNAPRANAEHMLDALGLAERLPNVVVAEELERAKPDPLPYLTGLQRLGAHADAGIAFEDSVPGVTAAVAAGLFTVALSTSQSAQTLRSAGANLVIESYEDENLWIHIEKMHKG from the coding sequence ATGCTTGAAGCCTTGCTGTTCGACCTCGATGGCACTCTGACAGAAACCGACGCGCTGCACCTGCTTGCCGTCCAGCAATTGCTGGCCGAGGAAGGTCGCGAATTCACCCACGAAGAGTTCCAGTTGCATGCCAGTGGCCGGGCCAATGCCGATATGTGCCAGTACCTGTTCCCTGACCGCTCGGTGGCCGAACATGAAGCCTTTGCCGATCGCAAGGAAGCGCGCTTTCGCGAGCTTGCACCGCAGCTCGCTCCGATTGCCGGGCTGCTGCGCCTGCTCGACTACGCCGAGCAGCAACATCTCGGCATGGTGGTGGTGACCAACGCCCCACGCGCCAATGCCGAGCACATGCTCGACGCTCTGGGCCTGGCCGAACGCCTGCCGAATGTGGTGGTTGCCGAAGAGCTGGAACGGGCCAAGCCCGACCCCCTGCCCTACCTGACCGGCTTGCAACGCCTGGGCGCCCATGCCGACGCAGGTATCGCCTTCGAAGACTCGGTGCCCGGCGTGACTGCGGCAGTGGCCGCCGGCCTGTTCACCGTCGCCCTGTCGACCAGCCAGTCGGCGCAGACTTTGCGCTCCGCCGGCGCCAACCTGGTGATCGAATCCTACGAGGACGAAAACCTCTGGATTCATATCGAAAAGATGCACAAAGGCTAG
- a CDS encoding LEA type 2 family protein, with product MFRLMRSCLTLVLLASVVGCSLLPSRDPVAISVVGIEPLPAQELELRFAIKLRLQNPNETAIEYDGVAVNLDVNGRPLASGVSNQHGRIERYSEEVLVVPVSVSALTALRQAVGLNPAQSLNGLPYRLHGKLAGGLFGTVRFSDSGTLSLPAAAGY from the coding sequence ATGTTTCGCTTGATGCGCAGTTGCTTGACCTTGGTGTTGCTGGCCAGTGTGGTGGGATGTTCGCTACTGCCCTCCCGGGATCCGGTCGCAATCAGCGTAGTGGGGATCGAGCCGCTGCCTGCGCAAGAGCTGGAGCTGCGCTTCGCGATCAAGCTACGGCTGCAGAACCCCAACGAAACCGCCATCGAGTACGACGGCGTGGCGGTGAATCTGGACGTCAACGGCCGGCCGCTGGCCAGTGGCGTCAGCAACCAGCACGGTCGCATCGAGCGGTATTCGGAAGAGGTGCTGGTGGTGCCAGTGAGTGTGTCCGCGTTGACTGCCCTGCGCCAGGCGGTAGGGCTGAACCCTGCGCAGAGCCTGAACGGCCTGCCCTACCGATTGCACGGCAAGCTCGCCGGCGGGCTGTTCGGCACAGTGCGTTTCAGCGATAGTGGTACGTTGAGCCTGCCGGCTGCCGCGGGGTATTGA
- a CDS encoding ethanolamine ammonia-lyase subunit EutB — protein MSFVHSIGGQTWRFDSLRQLMAKASPARSGDYLAEIAASSDAERAAAQMTLADVPLKRFLDEALIPYEEDEVTRLIVDTHDAQAFAAVSHLTVGGFRDWLLGDAATETSLRALAPGITPEMAAAVSKIMRVQDLVLVAQKIRVVTRFRNTVGLRGRMSTRLQPNHPTDDPAGIAASVLDGLLYSNGDAMIGINPASDSLSAISELLKMLDGVIEHYGIPTQSCVLTHVTSSIAAIERGVPLDLVFQSIAGTQAANEGFGVSLAVLQEGYEAGLSLRRGTQGNNLMYFETGQGSALSANAHHGVDQQTCEARAYAVARRFNPFLVNTVVGFIGPEYLYNGKQIIRAGLEDHFCGKLMGVPMGCDICYTNHAEADQDDMDMLLTLLGVAGINFIMGIPGSDDIMLNYQTTSFHDALYARKTLGLRPAPEFEEWLARMDILQQKDGQLRLGSGVPPLFGKALGRLG, from the coding sequence ATGAGTTTCGTGCACAGCATCGGCGGGCAAACCTGGCGTTTCGACAGCCTTCGCCAGTTGATGGCCAAAGCCAGTCCGGCACGCTCGGGGGACTACCTGGCCGAGATCGCCGCCAGCAGCGATGCCGAGCGCGCGGCGGCGCAGATGACCCTTGCGGACGTGCCGCTCAAGCGTTTTCTGGACGAGGCGCTGATTCCTTATGAAGAAGACGAAGTCACTCGGCTGATCGTCGACACCCATGATGCGCAGGCTTTCGCTGCGGTCAGCCATTTGACCGTGGGCGGCTTCCGCGATTGGCTGCTCGGCGACGCGGCCACCGAAACCAGCCTGCGCGCGCTGGCGCCCGGCATCACGCCGGAAATGGCCGCCGCCGTGTCGAAGATCATGCGCGTGCAGGACCTGGTACTGGTGGCGCAGAAAATTCGCGTGGTGACGCGCTTTCGCAACACGGTCGGCTTGCGTGGGCGCATGTCGACCCGCCTGCAGCCCAACCATCCAACGGACGATCCGGCCGGCATTGCCGCCAGTGTCCTGGACGGCCTGTTGTACAGTAACGGCGATGCCATGATCGGCATCAACCCGGCCAGTGACAGCCTGAGCGCCATCAGCGAGCTGTTGAAGATGCTCGATGGCGTAATCGAGCATTACGGCATCCCCACCCAATCCTGCGTGCTCACCCATGTGACGTCTTCCATAGCCGCCATCGAGCGTGGCGTGCCGCTGGACCTGGTGTTCCAGTCCATTGCCGGGACGCAAGCGGCCAACGAAGGTTTCGGCGTCAGCCTGGCGGTGTTGCAGGAAGGTTATGAAGCGGGTCTCAGCCTGCGGCGCGGGACTCAGGGCAACAATTTGATGTACTTCGAGACGGGGCAGGGCAGTGCGTTGTCCGCCAATGCCCACCACGGCGTCGACCAGCAGACCTGCGAGGCGCGGGCCTATGCCGTGGCGCGACGATTCAATCCGTTTCTGGTCAACACCGTGGTCGGTTTCATCGGTCCGGAATACCTCTATAACGGCAAGCAGATCATCCGCGCCGGGCTCGAGGATCATTTCTGCGGCAAGCTGATGGGGGTGCCGATGGGCTGCGACATCTGCTACACCAATCATGCCGAGGCCGATCAGGATGACATGGACATGCTGTTGACGTTGCTGGGAGTGGCAGGGATCAATTTCATCATGGGTATTCCGGGGTCGGACGACATCATGCTCAATTACCAGACCACCTCCTTTCACGATGCCCTGTACGCGCGCAAGACCCTGGGCCTGCGTCCGGCGCCTGAGTTCGAGGAATGGCTGGCGCGCATGGACATTCTGCAACAGAAGGATGGCCAGCTCCGTCTGGGCAGCGGCGTGCCACCGTTGTTCGGCAAAGCACTGGGGCGGCTGGGTTGA
- the eat gene encoding ethanolamine permease: MTVSTLKPTLGTLHLWGIAVGLVISGEYFGWSYGWGSAGTLGFLCTTLMVAVMYTCFIFSFTELTTAIPNAGGPFAYSLRAFGPTGGMIAGLATLIEFVFAPPAIAMAIGAYLNVQFPGLDPKWAAVGAYCVFMSLNIVGVSIAATFELVVTILAVFELLVFMGVVAPAFSFSNFALGGWAGSDTFSLGALSGMFAAIPFAIWFFLAIEGAAMAAEEAKDPKRTIPRAYIAGILTLVTLAISVMIFAGGVGDWRALANINDPLPQAMKGVVGENSNWMHMLVWIGLFGLVASFHGIILGYSRQFFALARAGFLPKGLAKLSRFQTPHRAILAGGVVGIAAIFSDGLVNLQGLSLTAAMITMAVFGAIVMYIMSMLSLFKLRRSEPQLERSFRAPGYPVVPAIALLLALVCLVAMVWFNAMICGMFIGLMALGSLFCVLVRSRGDRHAVLASE; this comes from the coding sequence ATGACCGTTTCGACACTCAAGCCCACGCTGGGCACCCTGCACCTGTGGGGCATTGCCGTTGGCCTGGTGATTTCCGGTGAATATTTCGGCTGGAGCTATGGCTGGGGCAGCGCTGGCACCCTGGGTTTCCTCTGCACGACGCTGATGGTCGCCGTGATGTACACCTGCTTCATCTTCAGCTTCACCGAATTGACCACCGCCATTCCCAACGCAGGTGGCCCGTTTGCCTACAGCCTGCGCGCGTTTGGCCCTACAGGGGGAATGATCGCCGGCCTGGCCACCCTGATCGAATTCGTCTTCGCCCCGCCCGCCATTGCCATGGCCATCGGCGCTTACCTCAACGTGCAGTTTCCCGGCCTCGATCCCAAATGGGCGGCGGTGGGGGCCTATTGCGTGTTCATGAGCCTGAACATCGTCGGCGTGAGCATTGCCGCCACGTTCGAACTGGTGGTGACCATCCTGGCCGTGTTCGAGCTGTTGGTGTTCATGGGCGTGGTCGCCCCGGCGTTCAGCTTCAGCAACTTCGCCCTGGGCGGATGGGCCGGGTCGGACACGTTCAGCCTGGGCGCATTGAGCGGCATGTTCGCGGCGATTCCCTTCGCCATCTGGTTCTTCCTGGCCATCGAAGGTGCGGCCATGGCTGCCGAAGAAGCCAAGGACCCCAAGCGCACCATTCCCCGGGCCTACATCGCGGGCATCCTGACCCTGGTGACCTTGGCCATTAGCGTGATGATCTTCGCCGGTGGCGTGGGTGACTGGCGCGCCTTGGCCAACATCAACGACCCGCTGCCGCAGGCCATGAAAGGCGTGGTGGGCGAGAACTCCAACTGGATGCACATGCTGGTGTGGATCGGCCTGTTCGGTCTGGTCGCCAGCTTCCACGGCATCATCCTGGGCTATTCGCGGCAGTTCTTCGCCCTGGCACGCGCCGGTTTCCTGCCCAAGGGCCTGGCCAAGCTGTCACGTTTCCAGACGCCGCACCGTGCCATCCTCGCCGGGGGCGTGGTCGGCATCGCGGCGATCTTCAGTGATGGCCTGGTCAACCTCCAAGGGCTGAGCCTGACGGCGGCGATGATCACCATGGCCGTGTTCGGTGCCATCGTCATGTACATTATGAGCATGCTGAGCCTGTTCAAACTGCGCCGCAGCGAGCCCCAGCTGGAGCGTTCCTTCCGTGCCCCCGGCTATCCCGTGGTGCCAGCGATTGCGCTGCTGCTGGCGCTGGTGTGTCTGGTAGCGATGGTGTGGTTCAATGCCATGATCTGCGGGATGTTCATCGGCCTGATGGCCCTTGGCTCGCTGTTCTGCGTATTGGTGCGCAGCCGTGGCGACCGTCACGCCGTACTGGCCAGCGAGTAA
- the eutC gene encoding ethanolamine ammonia-lyase subunit EutC gives MNDKTLTQGDPWHALRALTPARIALGRAGTSLPSSAQLDFQYAHAQARDAVHLPFDQAALAQARPDSLSLHSAAADRHVYLQRPDLGRRLDEASLQALLTHAAEHASGFDLAVVIADGLSALAVHRHALPMLERIERIAADEGWSLAPVCLVEQGRVAVADEVAQALGARMVVLLIGERPGLSSPDSLGLYFTYAPRVGLNDAARNCISNVRLEGLSYATAAHKLQYLMREACKRQLSGVHLKDEALVPEIESEAPQRPGNFLLNNTL, from the coding sequence ATGAACGATAAGACGCTGACACAAGGTGATCCCTGGCATGCGTTGCGTGCACTGACACCGGCGCGTATTGCCTTGGGCCGGGCGGGCACGAGCCTGCCCAGCAGTGCCCAGTTGGACTTCCAGTATGCCCATGCGCAAGCCCGCGATGCCGTTCACCTGCCGTTCGATCAGGCTGCGCTGGCACAGGCCCGTCCCGACAGCCTGAGTCTGCACAGCGCGGCGGCTGACCGCCATGTCTATCTGCAGCGGCCGGACTTGGGGCGGCGACTGGATGAGGCGTCGTTGCAGGCGTTGCTTACCCACGCCGCCGAGCATGCGAGCGGTTTCGACCTGGCCGTGGTGATCGCCGATGGTCTCTCTGCGCTGGCGGTCCACCGGCATGCGCTGCCCATGCTTGAGCGCATCGAACGGATCGCTGCTGACGAGGGCTGGAGCCTTGCGCCGGTGTGCCTGGTTGAGCAGGGTCGAGTGGCGGTGGCCGATGAAGTGGCGCAAGCGCTGGGCGCGCGTATGGTGGTGCTGCTGATCGGCGAACGGCCCGGCCTGAGTTCGCCCGACAGCCTCGGGCTGTATTTCACCTATGCGCCGCGGGTGGGGTTGAACGATGCCGCGCGCAATTGCATTTCCAACGTACGCCTGGAGGGCCTGAGCTACGCCACCGCTGCCCATAAGTTGCAGTACCTCATGCGCGAGGCCTGCAAGCGCCAGTTGTCGGGCGTCCACCTGAAAGACGAAGCCCTGGTACCGGAAATCGAGAGCGAAGCCCCCCAGCGCCCCGGCAATTTCCTGCTCAACAATACCTTGTAA
- a CDS encoding DUF883 family protein: MARKSGAQSAEDQIKDQVFSELLALIEESEKMLRDSASLASNEADSVRAQVNSKLEHVSYSLAGLRERAKPVVEATQTYIGGHPWQTVAASATCGLLLGLLLGRRD, translated from the coding sequence ATGGCCCGTAAATCAGGTGCTCAATCGGCCGAGGATCAAATCAAGGATCAAGTTTTCAGCGAGCTGCTGGCGTTGATCGAAGAATCGGAAAAAATGCTCAGGGACAGCGCCTCTCTGGCAAGCAACGAGGCCGACAGCGTGCGCGCGCAGGTCAACTCCAAACTTGAACACGTGTCCTATTCCCTGGCGGGCCTGCGTGAACGCGCCAAGCCGGTGGTCGAAGCCACACAAACCTACATCGGTGGCCATCCATGGCAGACCGTAGCCGCATCGGCCACCTGTGGTTTGCTGCTGGGCCTGCTGCTGGGCCGTCGCGACTGA
- a CDS encoding putative bifunctional diguanylate cyclase/phosphodiesterase yields the protein MLDTVHASAQASLSCDRLTQLPDRRQFLTDLGHLLLQHPDESRYLVLIDAMDTAWAHDMTLALGMVPFENLLCCIARRLVRLRASQGRVYHIGRKRFAFVLDAAHADVGGYLDVMVHALRCTTQIEGMPVRPSVRAGVTPFTISFEAVRDALRKAMYAAELALLGGHAWAWYDPVRDNAYRRSFKLASDVTQAMRDGQLRLVFQPRFALREGDQVSAEALLRWEHPRLGPVSPAEFIPVLEKNALIHGVTRWVIDAALAKLAQWPATVLTKLSVNLSALDFDGHDITQVISNACRTHGVDPERLEVEITEGEWLHSNPQVLTQLVAIRDLGVDVAIDDFGTGYSNFSYLHEIPANVVKLDKSMITGVEHNPRHQLIVQAVLELARKLGYRTVAEGVETFKCMQMVRALGCDEAQGFYFARPMVEQEFLGWSGASRFPLRKILVAKPE from the coding sequence ATGTTGGATACTGTCCATGCTTCTGCTCAGGCTTCCCTGTCGTGCGATCGGCTTACCCAGTTGCCCGATCGCCGGCAATTCCTCACCGACCTGGGTCATTTGCTGCTGCAGCATCCGGACGAATCTCGCTATCTGGTGCTGATCGATGCCATGGACACCGCCTGGGCCCACGACATGACGCTGGCCCTGGGCATGGTCCCATTCGAGAACCTGCTGTGCTGCATCGCCCGCCGACTGGTGCGTTTGCGTGCAAGCCAGGGGCGGGTCTATCACATCGGGCGCAAACGCTTCGCCTTCGTGCTCGACGCCGCGCACGCCGATGTCGGTGGCTACCTGGATGTCATGGTGCACGCCTTGCGCTGCACCACCCAGATCGAAGGCATGCCGGTTCGCCCCAGTGTGCGCGCTGGGGTCACGCCCTTTACGATCAGCTTCGAAGCGGTCCGCGATGCACTGCGCAAGGCCATGTACGCCGCCGAACTTGCCCTGCTCGGCGGCCACGCATGGGCATGGTACGACCCGGTGCGCGACAACGCCTATCGAAGGTCTTTCAAGCTGGCTTCCGACGTCACCCAGGCGATGCGTGATGGACAGTTGCGCCTGGTGTTCCAGCCACGTTTCGCGCTGCGCGAGGGTGACCAGGTCAGCGCCGAAGCCTTGCTGCGCTGGGAGCACCCGAGGCTGGGCCCGGTCTCGCCGGCCGAATTCATTCCGGTGCTGGAAAAGAATGCACTGATCCATGGTGTGACGCGTTGGGTGATCGACGCGGCCTTGGCCAAGCTCGCCCAATGGCCAGCCACGGTCCTGACCAAGCTGTCGGTGAACCTTTCGGCACTGGATTTCGACGGCCACGACATTACCCAAGTCATCAGCAATGCCTGTCGTACCCATGGCGTCGATCCGGAGCGCCTGGAGGTCGAGATCACCGAAGGAGAGTGGCTGCACTCCAACCCCCAGGTGCTGACTCAATTGGTGGCCATTCGCGACCTGGGTGTGGATGTGGCAATCGACGATTTCGGTACCGGCTACAGCAACTTCTCCTACTTGCACGAAATACCGGCCAACGTGGTGAAGCTCGACAAATCGATGATCACTGGCGTGGAGCACAACCCCCGGCATCAACTGATCGTCCAGGCGGTGCTGGAGCTGGCACGCAAGCTGGGCTACCGCACGGTGGCCGAAGGCGTGGAAACCTTCAAGTGCATGCAGATGGTGCGCGCCCTGGGCTGCGACGAGGCCCAGGGTTTCTATTTCGCCCGGCCCATGGTCGAACAGGAGTTCCTGGGGTGGAGTGGCGCCTCGCGCTTTCCGCTGCGCAAGATACTGGTCGCGAAACCCGAGTGA